From a region of the Daphnia pulicaria isolate SC F1-1A chromosome 1, SC_F0-13Bv2, whole genome shotgun sequence genome:
- the LOC124320304 gene encoding ATP-binding cassette sub-family G member 1-like — protein sequence MSVTQLETISLKAPQELQVKTLDFSFRDLSYTVGKGKNVKTIIHQLSGIFKSGQLTAILGPSGAGKTSLMNILAGLKTSGVDGHVKVNGETRELKTFRKQSVYITQQDHLLQDLTVYEYMMSAAHLKLGNKVSEKEKKSEIKLVMKTLGLINSKRTRISCLSGGECKRLSIGVELFNNPAILFLDEPTSGLDSSSSMQCVKLLREIARSGRTVVATIHQPSSRLLDHFDNLYIVASGSCIYQGPVESLVPYLKIVNLNCPSYHNPADFVMDVASGEYGDVITQLTSIVKNGRLIYNQDSESGSIAIPSHNSEDEFKDELTTNNGKKKRNNKNQLVYGAPFHTQVAVLLNRTWRTIWREKMLTKVRFLTRILFAIFFGLLFGAVGNNAAYTLNNAGLLFVNLIFILFTAAMPTVVTFPLERKVLAREHLNNWYSLKAYYIAKTLADIPFQILFPTFYLIILYIMTKQPMSMERFIMLLVIVIGLSLVGQGIGLVFGAWFDIQEAVFLAPTMAIPLVIFAGFFIKLSAVPPYLNWVTYVSFFRYGFEGSMLAIYYERPPIDCFQPYCYFRSPNKLLQEFDMDQGSYLFCIAGLLFYFVAMRFAGYFFLRSKMKSMR from the exons ATGAGTGTAACTCAGCTAGAAACAATTAGCCTGAAAGCCCCACAGGAACTTCAAGTCAAAACACTGGATTTCAGTTTTCGTGATTTATCTTACACCGTCGGAAAAG gtaaaaatgttaaaacaattATACACCAATTGAGCGGAATCTTCAAGTCCGGTCAGCTGACGGCCATTCTAGGGCCGTCCGGAGCGGGAAAAACTTCGTTAATGAATATTCTAGCCGGTTTAAA GACGAGTGGAGTCGATGGACACGTTAAGGTTAATGGTGAAACACGGGAGTTGAAAACATTTCGCAAACAATCGGTTTACATCACACAGCAGGACCATCTGTTACAAGACTTAACCGTCTACGAGTACATGATGTCTGCTGCTCATCTGAAACTGGGCAATAAAGtgtccgaaaaagaaaagaaatcagaa ATCAAGCTGGTTATGAAGACATTAGGTCTGATAAACAGTAAACGAACGCGAATTTCCTGCTTGTCTGGAGGGGAATGTAAGCGGCTCTCTATCGGAGTAGAATTGTTCAATAATCCAGCCATATTATTTTTGGATGAACCGACAag CGGACTGGACAGCTCGTCGAGTATGCAATGTGTTAAATTATTACGTGAAATCGCCAGGAGCGGTCGAACA GTTGTAGCGACCATTCACCAGCCAAGTTCGCGATTATTGGACCACTTTGATAATTTGTACATCGTGGCAAGCGGATCTTGTATTTACCAAGGGCCAGTAGAATCTTTAGTGCCCTATTTAAAGATCGTCAACTTGAACTGCCCCAGCTATCACAATCCGGCCGATTTTG TAATGGATGTGGCTTCTGGAGAATATGGCGACGTGATAACGCAATTGACGTCAATTGTTAAAAATGGTCGTCTCATTTACAACCAAGATTCAGAATCTGGTTCAATTGCTATACCTTCCCATAACAGCGAAG ACGAATTTAAAGACGAACTGACAACAAACAATGGCAAAAAGAagcggaataataaaaatcaactGGTGTACGGCGCACCATTTCATACACAAGTGGCTGTCCTGCTTAATAGAACTTGGCGAACTATTTGGAGAGAGAAG ATGCTAACAAAGGTACGCTTTCTTACTCGCATTTTATTTGCGATCTTTTTCGGACTGTTGTTTGGAGCAGTCGGAAACAACGCCGCCTATACCTTAAACAACGCTGGATTGCTCTTCGttaacttaatttttattttgttcaccGCCGCAATGCCAACTGTCGTTACTT TTCCACTGGAGAGGAAAGTTCTGGCTCGAGAGCATTTGAATAATTGGTACAGCCTCAAAGCGTACTACATTGCCAAGACGCTAGCCGACATTCCGTTCCAAATATTATTTCCTACTTTTTACTTGATCATACTTTATATAATGACTAAGCAGCCGATGAGCATGGAACGTTTCATCATGCTCCTAGTAATAGTGATAGGGTTATCACTGGTGGGTCAAGGGATTGGACTCGTCTTCGGCGCCTGGTTTGATATCCAAGAAGCCGTTTTCCTCGCGCCAACAATGGCTATTCCTTTAGTCATTTTTGCTGGTTTCTTTATCAAATTGAGTGCCGTCCCGCCGTACCTGAACTGGGTGACTTACGTCAGTTTCTTTCGCTACGGTTTCGAAGGATCCATGTTAGCTATCTACTACGAACGCCCGCCTATCGACTGCTTTCAACCTTACTGCTACTTTCGCTCACCAAACAAGTTGTTGCAAGAATTCGACATGGATCAAGGATcctatttattttgtattgctGGACtgctgttttattttgtggCCATGCGATTTGctggttattttttcttacgtTCCAAGATGAAGAGTATGCGTTAA